Below is a window of Streptococcus salivarius DNA.
TATAACCATAGAAAACGAGCTGTTAAGGTCGTATCATTCTTCTCAAAGGAATATTCACCTCTTTTTGAAAAAAGATTGGCCAATCGAAGTAACTATTATGCTTATCAATCTGCTTATCGTCTCCTAGACTTGATTCAGGTATCAGCTTATGAAGAACTCTTTAAGGAAGAAGTGACGGAAAAAGATTATAAAGCTGGTCTCGTTGTTAAGGAGTTACACCGTACTTTTAAAATCAAAGGTGTACCTTTTTCTAAGGTAACAGTAACAGATAAACTCTATATTGCTCCACAAAAAATGCCTATTATTGGCTTAAGGAGGTTTTGATATATGGTATCTTATCGTTTTAAACGAGATGGTCAGTATATTCAGCGTGAACTAGAGCTAGATTCTCCTAATGATTATCAAGACCAAGGCTATCCGGAAAACCTCGAAGAGCAAGTAGATTATTCAGCGTTTTACGATACCTATTATGACGGTTTTGATGAGGACAGTATTTCACGTGAGCAAGAGAAAAAACAAGGTCTCATTGCGCGTGGGAAAGAAAGGTTATCCAGTGTCAAGGAGGATGTGACAGACTATTATAATTTGCAAGTGGAACGTCACAAAGACTATTACTCAGATGAAGATTCATTTTGGATGCGAAAGCAACAACAAAAACGAAATCGAAAATTCATTAAACAAAGTATCTTTCTTGCCCTAGGACTTTTACTTGTATTTGGTTGGTATTGGCTAACCGCACTACTTCATTAAGGGGGTGACTAAGATATTTGAAACGAATAGGTGATAAAGCTGCTCGTGTTCTTCTAACGATTTTTGGAGTGAAGACAACCATTATTATAGGAACTATTTTAACTTTTGCGGTTATCTTAATTGCAATTATTACTGGTTTGATGGGCACGATTAGTACTTCAGGAGGAAATTCTGGAAAGACTAACGCTCAATGTGTGACCTACCAAAAAGATGGCGATGAAGACGATGATGAAGAAGACGATGATGAAGGCTCTAAGCCTCAATCGACTTCTACTAAAACTGACTCATCATCTGCAGGCGACTCTGATCCTTTTACGAAGGGAACAAAAGCTTATGAGAATGCCCACAAAGTCTTTATGGCTTTTGTGAATTCGGGAATGTCCGGGGAATCTGCTGCAGGTGCAGTTGGTTGGGCAAACTCTGAAGGGAGCTATGATATCATTGGACGTGCCCAAGGGCATTATGGTAATGGTATCAATGATTCCATTTCTAAAGGAGCTGTTCCAACGACAGGTGGTACATCAAATACGCTTGGGGGTGGTGGAATTTTCCAGTTTGACCCCTACACTAAATATGCACCTCTTAATAGTCCTGATTGGGAAGATGCTGATAAGATGGTTGCCTTTGTTATCGATGCCATCTCAAAAGGTGACTGGAATCCAGCCTATGATGAATCTGGCCATAACTGGACATTTCAGGAGTTTGCCAAACAAACCAATATCGATGAAACGGCTATGTCATGGAATGCCTACGAACGAGGCAATATGGCTTATGTCAGACCAGAGCAGAAGAAGGCGGATGCAAGGAAGTTTGCGGAAGTCTTTGAAGCAAGCAAGTATAAGTACGATGATGCCAAGTTCCAAAAAGCTTTTGGAGGTAGCGGTGCTTCTTCCAATAACTCCTCGTCAAGTAGTCAAAGTTCAGATGATGATGACGGTGACGACGATGAAGAAGATAGCGAGAACGAAGACGATGAGAGCGATAGCAGTTCATCAAGTGACTCTAGCAACAAAGATAGTAAAAAAGACAGTGACAAGGACAAAAAATCTATTGATACTGACAAAGCTATCAAGTGGTATAAGGATAAGCTAGGCAAGGTCAAGTATTCTCGTGATGCTCGTACTGGACCAGATAGCTACGACCATTCATCTGCTCTTTACTATGCTCTTGTTGACGGAGGTGCTAAAGAATCTGGATCTCCAGTAGATACCGATTCAGAACACGACTGGTTGAAAGACAATGGTTATGAATTGGTGTATGAGGGAGCGTGGTCGTCCAAAGATGATGTTCAAAACCGTGAAAAAGGAGATGTCATTATCTGGGGTACGAAAGGAAGTAGCTCCGGAGATAAAGGACAGACCATGCTAGTTGAGGATAAGGAGAATATTATCCAATGTTCCCCTTCAAGAGATGGGATTGCTGAGAATAATTATGGCCAATATCGAGACCGTATTACTATGGACTACGGAAAAGTCTATGTCTATCGTCCGAAAGACAAGAAGGATAAGGATGATGACAAGGAAGAAGTAGATGCAGATACGTGTGGTGACAGCGATAGTAGTAATCTCAGCACTGATACTGGTCAGCCACTTGATGTTCCTTATACCATTACCCAACTTTTCGGTGCAGCAGCTAATGCAGGTGGTCCAAATGCGGGTTCAGGACACACAGGAATGGACCTTGCAGCACCAGAAGGCTCTCCAATTTATGCCGTAACAGACGGTGAAGTAGTAGAGGTCAATGAAGAGGCGATGAATATCGACGGTAACCACGTGATGCACACTCTTCCAGATGGCACTATTATCTATTATGGACATATGCGTGATGTTCCTCTTGTTAAGAAAGGGGATAAGGTCAAAAAAGGCCAACTTATCGGATATGTTGGACAAACGGGTGCAGCTACTGGGCCACATATTCACTTTGAACGTCGGAAAACGAAAGTCTTTCAGTACGGTGATTTCTTGAGTCCAGCATCAATTATTTTAGGAGATACCCAACCACAAGTTGGTATGGTGATTGATCCTAAAACACAAAAAGGTGGAGCACCATCTAAAGAATAGATTGCAATTGTTATCAATGGTTTTTTCTCCAAGTTATCTTCCACTAAGTAACCTAACTGTTAGTGAAAATTAGGCGAAATCATACATAAACATATTTATGTATACACTAAAAAGGAGTCTGAGGATTCCTTTTTAGTGACTAGATTCTTCGTATGGAATATCAGAGGATGACCTTAATAATTTAGAAAAGCCAGCTCCCTTCATTATTAGGATAGCTGGCTTTTGGGAAATGGCTTTTATTGTATGAATTTGATATACTTTTATATGTAGAAAAGTGATAGACGGTGGCTTTCATTCATTAGAGAGGAGTGATGCCTATGGGCAAGCATTCGAAATCTAGTAGAAAGGAGAGCCGTTTTGACAGCGTTTGAGGTTGTACAAACCATTCTAGGCTTTGGTAGTTTTACTATTGCTCTTATTGGTTTATGCTACAAGCTCTTTAAGAACGATGACAAAAAATAATCCGTCCCCACTTTTGGCGAAGTAAGACGGATTATTTTCGTTTAAAACTAGCCACCGTCTTTTAAACGGATCTACGTAGAAGCTGATCGTACACTCAGTTTCTTTTTGTATGTAGATTCTAGCAAATTAACTTAATTTTGTCAAGTTTATAACTTGCTATCGAATTTATATAATATTTTACATATTATAGTTGTTGGTTTTCAAAGTAAATTTTGATTATGAGCGACTATATGCTTTAGAAAAGCATAACAATTTGAAATATCTGTCAATTATAGTTGTTAATCTTAATAGGGAGTTGTATAATAAAAATACTTTCGAGAGGTATAACCGTTTAATCATATTATGAAGAGAAAGAAGTAGAATAACTGAAGACATTTAGATGAGTAATGAAAGCTATTGAAAGTAGCTTTATTCAGAGAGGTTCCTTATTTTCTTTTAGGTAAAAAATCTGTGGTATCGGAACAAAATTTTAATTTTGTAAGATTGTCTAAGACTAACGTTTGAAAAGTTTATTGATGCGTTAGATGAGTAGTAAATAAACTTTTTGATTAAGTGATAACATAATTGAGAGGTTTTTAAGTGTTTACTTCACTGTTTGAGTAGATTCATTATCTTTTGCAAATGAGTAACGGGTACTTTGTAGTATAAATATTGGGAGTTTAATTATTATGGGAAGTTTATCTAGTAAATTAAAAAAAAAAATTTATAAACACTTTAAAAAAATAGTACTTGGTTTAAGTATTTGGTCATTATGGTCACCAACGATATATCTTATATTTCAGTTAACTGGTGTTGAAAATAAAGAGTTTTTTAATTTTACATGGTTGACACCTAAAACAATCTTTCAGATTGTTTTTTTGCTCGTAATAATCTTTATTATATTTATGATGTTAGGTTTTCATGAGTCAAATTTAATGAGTAAGGATAGAAAGCCTATATCGATACCTGATAGTGAAGAAAAATTTTGGAATAAGAACTGTGTAAAGTTAGCTAGAAAGAATCCAGATTATGAGGGAAGTGTGGATTTCATGATGGATAATGATTATAAGTTCCTTTCTCAGAAGTTATTTTCTTCTATAATAGCAGTAACCACAATTCTATTTTCAACTTTACCGCAGAAAATACTTACCCCAGAGCTCAAAAATTTGTTTTTGTTATATATATGTATTACAGGTGGAATTTATATTCTTTCATTTCTTTACCTATATTTCGCTTCTCTTAAAAAAGAAAAAAGAAGTATTTGGGAATATCTTTTCATGTTCTACAGTATTTTGTGTAATCTCTTTGCAATTGTTTTTTTCTTAATTTTGTTTTTTGATGTATCACCTTCTGTTATTTCAAATTCTCATAAACTTAATATAAGCTCAATTTGTTTTCGAAATATGTATTTAGGAGCTATTTTTGTAGGTTTCGTCATATTTTTCATTTCTTTTGTACTAGTGCCTTTAAGAGTACATAAATTTAAACAGAAATGGGAGAATAAGATTCAATAGTGCACTGACCCCAAAAAGTTAGTTAAATAATTTAAGTAAAGGATTTGGTTCTTTTCTACTATTTATCAAGTATATCAAGGTATTTGATGAAAAATAGTTTGAGTTTCATAGTCAAACTAGGAAAATAATCTTTTTTGAACTAAAGTTTAGTGTAAAATGTGTATACTAAACCAACACCTTATCTGGTGTTTTTTGATAAGGCGTTACAGTAATATGGTATGAACAATTTTACCGATTTTGGGTAG
It encodes the following:
- a CDS encoding phage tail tip lysozyme, translating into MKRIGDKAARVLLTIFGVKTTIIIGTILTFAVILIAIITGLMGTISTSGGNSGKTNAQCVTYQKDGDEDDDEEDDDEGSKPQSTSTKTDSSSAGDSDPFTKGTKAYENAHKVFMAFVNSGMSGESAAGAVGWANSEGSYDIIGRAQGHYGNGINDSISKGAVPTTGGTSNTLGGGGIFQFDPYTKYAPLNSPDWEDADKMVAFVIDAISKGDWNPAYDESGHNWTFQEFAKQTNIDETAMSWNAYERGNMAYVRPEQKKADARKFAEVFEASKYKYDDAKFQKAFGGSGASSNNSSSSSQSSDDDDGDDDEEDSENEDDESDSSSSSDSSNKDSKKDSDKDKKSIDTDKAIKWYKDKLGKVKYSRDARTGPDSYDHSSALYYALVDGGAKESGSPVDTDSEHDWLKDNGYELVYEGAWSSKDDVQNREKGDVIIWGTKGSSSGDKGQTMLVEDKENIIQCSPSRDGIAENNYGQYRDRITMDYGKVYVYRPKDKKDKDDDKEEVDADTCGDSDSSNLSTDTGQPLDVPYTITQLFGAAANAGGPNAGSGHTGMDLAAPEGSPIYAVTDGEVVEVNEEAMNIDGNHVMHTLPDGTIIYYGHMRDVPLVKKGDKVKKGQLIGYVGQTGAATGPHIHFERRKTKVFQYGDFLSPASIILGDTQPQVGMVIDPKTQKGGAPSKE
- a CDS encoding putative holin-like toxin; the encoded protein is MRNLVERRAVLTAFEVVQTILGFGSFTIALIGLCYKLFKNDDKK